Proteins encoded together in one Scheffersomyces stipitis CBS 6054 chromosome 5, complete sequence window:
- the CPGL gene encoding Glutamate carboxypeptidase-like protein (go_function metallopeptidase activity~go_process proteolysis and peptidolysis): protein MSYEKLPLEEFYKTIDELKPKFIERLQKAIAIPSVSSDETLRPKVVEMAHFLVDELTTLGFQDIQLKDLGIQPPPVADANLKLPPIVLARFGQDPKKKNVLVYGHYDVQPALKEDGWATEPFTMFHDKENDILFGRGSTDDKGPVMGWLNVVEAHNKLGWELPVNLVCCFEGMEESGSLGLDELVAKEAQQYFKGVDQVTISDNYWLGTTKPVLTYGLRGCNYYQIIVEGPGADLHSGIFGGIIAEPMTDLVKLMSTLVDNKGKILIDGVSDMVAPLTEKEDQLYDAIDFSVEELNAAAGSKTSLHDNKKDILKHRWRFPSLSLHGIEGAFSGAGAKTVIPAKVVGKFSIRTVPNIVSNTLDKLVIDHVTKEFAKLDSVNKFKVELIHDGAYWVSDPFNESFTAASKATQDVWNVVPDFTREGGSIPITLTFEKELGVDVLLLPMGRGDDGAHSINEKLDVPNYINGCKTLGGYLHYYAKA from the coding sequence ATGTCCTACGAAAAGTTGCCCTTAGAGGAGTTTTACAAGACCATCGATGAGTTGAAGCCCAAGTTCATCGAAAGATTGCAGAAGGCCATCGCCATCCCCTCTGTCTCCTCCGACGAGACTCTCAGACCTAAGGTAGTGGAAATGGCCCATTTCTTGGTCGACGAATTGACCACCTTGGGCTTTCAGGATATCCAGTTGAAGGACTTGGGTATCCAGCCTCCTCCAGTAGCCGAcgccaacttgaagttgccTCCAATTGTGTTGGCCAGATTCGGCCAGGAccccaagaagaagaatgtctTGGTCTATGGCCATTACGACGTCCAACCAGCCTTGAAGGAAGACGGCTGGGCTACCGAGCCTTTCACCATGTTCCACGACAAGGAAAACGACATTCTCTTTGGTAGAGGATCCACTGACGACAAGGGCCCCGTTATGGGCTGGTTGAACGTTGTCGAAGCCCACAACAAGTTGGGCTGGGAGTTGCCTGTGAACTTAGTCTGCTGCTTTGAAGGTATGGAAGAAAGCGGTTCGTTGGGTTTGGACGAGTTGGTGGCCAAGGAAGCTCAACAGTACTTCAAGGGTGTAGACCAAGTCACCATCTCCGACAACTACTGGTTGGGTACCACCAAGCCAGTTTTGACCTACGGTTTGAGAGGATGTAACTACTACCAGATTATCGTTGAAGGTCCAGGTGCAGATTTGCACTCGGGTATCTTTGGTGGGATCATTGCCGAGCCCATGACCGACTTGGTGAAGCTCATGTCTACTTTGGTAGACAACAAGGGTAAAATCTTGATCGATGGTGTCAGCGACATGGTGGCTCCTTTGACCGAGAAGGAAGACCAGTTATATGATGCCATCGATTTCTCTGTAGAGGAATTGaatgctgctgctggttcCAAGACTTCGTTGCacgacaacaagaaggacATCTTGAAGCACAGATGGAGATTCCCATCGTTATCGTTGCACGGAATCGAAGGTGCCTTCTCCGGTGCCGGTGCCAAGACTGTTATCCCAGCAAAGGTCGTTGGTAAGTTCTCCATCAGAACTGTGCCCAACATCGTTTCCAACACTTTGGACAAGTTGGTCATTGACCATGTGACCAAGGAGTTCGCAAAACTCGATTCTGTTAACAAGTTCAAGGTCGAGTTGATTCACGACGGTGCCTACTGGGTTTCTGATCCTTTCAACGAATCGTTTACTGCTGCTTCCAAGGCTACCCAGGACGTGTGGAATGTCGTTCCAGACTTCACCAGAGAAGGTGGCTCCATTCCTATCACCTTAACTTTTGAGAAGGAGTTGGGAGTCGATGTCTTGTTATTGCCTATGGGTAGAGGTGACGATGGTGCCCACTCAATCAACGAGAAGTTGGATGTTCCTAACTACATCAACGGTTGCAAGACCTTGGGTGGTTACTTGCACTACTACGCCAAGGCTTAG
- the CDC33 gene encoding Translation initiation factor 4F, cap-binding subunit (eIF-4E) and related cap-binding proteins (Translation initiation factor 4F, cap-binding subunit (eIF-4E) and related cap-binding proteins (CDC332)~go_component cytoplasm~go_function RNA binding; translation initiation factor activity~go_process translational initiation) — protein sequence MSENLKRAESLFNRIMNQSGSSSSHTSSSSQNHVDAAVGAKTNSYQPHHKSYSNSNSNSHSNTSRDRDRESKYKSNGVGSSANVNALVTANAALLPKRDPIKSSQETLSRIPPEHHILPYCWTVWHHSRSRLKQKETSSPSEDENSTNAAPAAAAVDSYLQTTNEIEFLSISGEDSVSTTKSIGSLEQLWMSLSSIKKTYELPIGTELLIFKSGINPVWEDPINTKGGRWVFRFNRRSNGSSDDHDSIAKIRKRTSLIWERLVIKTITGSIIPEANNPVEYQDLLLNDISGLVLSVRKDEDIISIWNSNLNFGGKGKKDDDKSTNKKLTSFQARRVICDAILRVIRECDLIAQGSDCVDTVDTGSNERVYGVSFEYRLHADNANPDGNNGSNMSSSKYGSGHHHHHHNSHNSHHHHHSSHHNRRYNNNNSGSSKNSYNTVAVGGSSGETVSN from the coding sequence ATGTCTGAAAACTTAAAGAGAGCCGAGTCGTTGTTCAACAGAATCATGAACCAGTCTGGTTCCTCGTCATCGCAcacgtcgtcttcttcacaAAACCATGTCGACGCTGCTGTGGGTGCCAAGACCAACTCTTATCAGCCCCACCATAAGTCGTACTCCAACTCGAACTCCAACTCTCACAGTAATACCAGTAGAGACAGAGACAGGGAAAGCAAGTACAAGCTGAACGGTGTTGGTTCCAGTGCCAATGTCAATGCACTTGTAACTGCCAATGCTGCTTTGTTGCCGAAACGTGACCCCATAAAGCTGTCGCAAGAGACATTGAGCCGAATCCCTCCAGAGCACCATATTTTGCCTTACTGTTGGACGGTGTGGCATCATTCGAGATCGAGATTAAAGCAGAAGGAGACATCATCGCCTTCCGAAGATGAAAACCTGACAAATGCTGCTCCTGCTGCAGCTGCTGTAGACTCGTATTTGCAAACCACGAACGAAATCGAGTTTCTCAGCATTTCCGGCGAAGACTCTGTCTCCACGACCAAGTCCATTGGATCCTTGGAGCAGTTATGGATGAGCTTATCGtccatcaagaagacatACGAGTTGCCTATTGGTACcgagttgttgatattcAAGTCGGGAATCAATCCTGTCTGGGAAGATCCAATAAACACCAAGGGAGGCAGATGGGTGTTTAGATTCAACCGTAGAAGCAACGGGTCATCTGATGACCACGACTCGATCGCCAAgatcagaaagagaaccaGTTTGATCTGGGAACGGTTGGTGATCAAAACCATAACGGGATCCATCATTCCTGAAGCCAACAACCCTGTCGAGTACCAGgatttgttgttgaatgaTATCTCTGGCTTGGTGTTGAGTGTTCGTAAAGATGAGGACATCATCAGCATCTGGAactccaacttgaactttgGTGGCAAGGGCAAGAAGGACGACGACAAGAGtaccaacaagaagttgacgtCGTTTCAGGCTCGCAGAGTCATCTGTGATGCCATTTTGCGAGTTATTCGTGAATGTGATTTGATTGCGCAGGGCTCAGATTGTGTGGACACCGTAGACACCGGTTCCAATGAAAGGGTATATGGTGTGTCTTTTGAGTACAGATTGCATGCTGACAATGCCAATCCAGATGGTAACAACGGCTCCAACATGCTGTCGTCGAAGTACGGCAGTGGCCACCACCATCATCACCACAACAGTCATAACTCgcaccaccaccaccacagCAGTCACCACAACCGTCGttacaataataacaatagCGGCAGTAGCAAGAACTCGTACAACACTGTTGCCGTGGGTGGTCTGTCTGGTGAAACAGTCAGCAACTAG
- the FAA22 gene encoding long-chain-fatty-acid CoA ligase (go_function catalytic activity~go_process metabolism) yields the protein MSLFQEDPKNIHNFIRASLPLDPKKLCESVPLPYSEKPGYSAVYRNKYSVDGLITRPHPSLATLFDLHEVAARSQPDSPCFGVRHKQADGTYGPYQWINYQEVYDRKVHFGSGVFFILQNNPYRTNSPVHQKIHYDPQATESPFVLSIFSANRAEWVTTDMACSAYSLTSTALYDSLGAQTSKYILSSTESPIVVSSKDKLKSLIKLKAEDPETLSNLITLVSMDPLDPKTDEALVKYANDNRITLFDFDQVLKLGEINKLPQIPPKPETIYTISFTSGTTGANPKGVLLTHANAVCAVTFCYSNITLPESPTVYCFLPLAHIYERMSISFALSMCAAIGFPQSPSPLTLMDDIKHLRPHFLNLVPRVYTKLEAALKAQTFNSDKPIIKSLFSAAINKKMELQAVEDGAQGKHIVYDQVVQLLRKKIGFDRLIAVTTGSAPISPETLKFIKASLNTGMSQGYGLTESFAGVCTSLKYEANPGSCGAISITTEMRLREVPEMNYHAHDKGGPRGELMLRGPQIFREYFKNPEETAKAIDSEGWFATGDIARIDATNGNRIYIIDRVKNFFKLAQGEYITPEKIENTYLSQFPFIQQLYVHGDPLKTHLVAIVGLDPATVDSYIKRKFNDILSNQDDIVDFFRNPKHRLALLEDMNSSVGGLLQGYERIHNIKVDFNPLTIEDNVITPTLKIKRPIAVKFFKEDFDALYEEGSLIKPDAHKL from the coding sequence ATGTCTTTGTTTCAGGAGGACCCCAAGAATATCCACAATTTCATTCGGGCTAGTCTCCCTTTGGATCCCAAGAAGCTCTGCGAGTCCGTGCCTCTTCCCTACTCCGAAAAACCAGGCTACTCCGCAGTCTACAGAAACAAATACTCCGTAGATGGCTTGATAACCAGACCTCACCCATCATTGGCAACCTTGTTCGACTTGCACGAAGTGGCCGCCCGTTCCCAGCCAGATTCTCCATGTTTTGGTGTCAGACACAAGCAAGCAGACGGTACATATGGTCCTTACCAATGGATCAACTACCAGGAAGTCTACGATAGAAAGGTCCACTTCGGTTCTggtgtcttcttcatcttaCAGAACAACCCTTACAGAACCAACTCACCAGTCCACCAGAAGATCCACTACGATCCACAGGCCACTGAGTCTCCTTTCGTGTTGTCGATTTTTTCGGCCAACAGAGCCGAGTGGGTTACTACAGATATGGCTTGTTCTGCTTACTCCTTGACATCTACTGCTTTGTATGACAGTTTGGGTGCCCAGACATCTAAGTACATTTTGTCCTCGACAGAAAGTCCTATTGTTGTCAGTTCCAAAGATAAGTTGAAGAGCTTGATTAAGTTGAAGGCCGAAGATCCAGAGACCTTGTCTAACTTGATTACATTGGTTTCGATGGATCCCCTTGATCCAAAGACTGATGAAGCTCTTGTAAAGTATGCCAACGATAATAGAATCACGTTGTTCGATTTTGACCAGGTGCTCAAGTTGGGTGAAATAAACAAGTTGCCCCAGATTCCTCCTAAACCAGAGACTATCTACACCATTTCGTTTACCTCTGGTACTACGGGTGCCAACCCCAAGGGAGTTCTTTTGACCCATGCGAATGCTGTGTGTGCTGTCACTTTCTGTTACTCCAACATTACCTTACCAGAATCTCCTACCGTGTACTGTTTCCTTCCCTTGGCCCATATTTACGAGAGAATGAGTATCTCATTTGCTTTATCGATGTGTGCAGCTATCGGTTTCCCACAGTCGCCTTCCCCACTTACTTTGATGGACGATATTAAGCATTTGAGACCTCACTTCTTGAATCTTGTTCCTAGAGTATACACCAAGTTGGAGGCTGCGTTGAAAGCACAGACTTTCAACAGTGACAAGCCAATTATCAAGTCCCTTTTCTCTGCTGCcatcaacaaaaagatGGAATTGCAAGCTGTTGAGGATGGAGCACAAGGAAAGCACATTGTATACGACcaagttgtacaacttTTGCGTAAGAAGATTGGTTTCGATAGACTTATTGCAGTGACAACTGGTTCGGCACcaatttctccagaaaCGCTTAAGTTCATCAAGGCTAGTTTGAACACTGGTATGTCGCAGGGTTACGGGTTAACCGAGTCGTTTGCTGGTGTTTGTACTTCGCTTAAGTACGAGGCCAATCCTGGTTCCTGTGGTGCCATCTCTATCACTACTGAGATGAGATTGCGTGAAGTTCCAGAAATGAACTACCACGCTCATGACAAGGGTGGTCCAAGAGGTGAGTTGATGCTTAGAGGTCCTCAGATCTTCCGAGAATACTTTAAGAATCCCGAAGAAACCGCCAAAGCCATAGACTCCGAAGGCTGGTTTGCTACTGGTGACATTGCCAGAATCGATGCCACTAACGGTAACAGAATCTACATCATCGACCGTGTGAagaactttttcaagttggccCAGGGAGAGTACATAACCCCAGAAAAGATCGAGAACACGTACTTGTCGCAGTTCCCTTTCATCCAACAGTTATACGTACACGGTGATCCTTTGAAGACCCACTTGGTGGCTATTGTTGGTTTGGACCCTGCCACCGTCGATTCGTATATCAAAAGAAAATTCAACGACATCTTAAGCAATCAGgatgatattgttgatttcttcagaaatcCAAAGCACAGGTTGGCTCTTTTGGAGGACATGAACAGCTCAGTTGGAGGCTTGTTACAGGGTTACGAGAGGATCCACAACATCAAGGTCGACTTTAATCCTTTGACAATCGAAGACAACGTCATCACTCCTACGTTGAAAATCAAGAGACCCATCGCtgtcaagttcttcaaggaaGATTTCGATGCCTTGTACGAAGAGGGTTCATTGATTAAGCCGGATGCTCATAAATTGTAA
- the DLD2 gene encoding mitochondrial D-lactate dehydrogenase (go_process electron transport): MASLAFSTRVSAVARSSARVRAVGVRSYSSKSVPLTAETYASRVQRNESFKKLEEDDVAFFRGVLQDDHGVITDADDLLFYNEDWMRKYRGQSSLVLKPKTTEQISKILAYCNEKKLAVVPQGGNTGLVGGSNPVFDEIVISLSSLNKIRSFDPVSGILKCDSGVILETADQFLAENGYIFPLDLGAKGSCHVGGTVATNAGGLRLLRYGSLHGSVLGLEAVLPDGTIYNSLDSLRKDNTGYDLKQLFIGSEGTIGIITGVSILCPSRPVAFNVAFLAVSSYEAVQKVFVGARRELSEILSAFEFMDGKSQVLTARHLKLDHPIESGEYPFYILIETSGSNKEHDDEKLETFLGNAMEEGLVDDGIIAQDDTQVKSLWSWRESIPEASTIGGGVYKYDVSLPLADLYGLVEEANVKLAKAGIVGLDDESKPVVDAIGYGHVGDGNLHLNVCVREYSKEIEAVLEPFVYEWIQSKKGSISAEHGLGFQKKNYIGYSKSDIEIKMIKEIKNHYDPNGIMNPYKYV; this comes from the coding sequence ATGGCCTCTTTGGCTTTCTCTACCAGAGTTTCTGCTGTAGCCAGATCGTCGGCCCGAGTCAGAGCTGTAGGAGTCAGACTGTATTCGAGCAAGTCTGTACCTCTCACGGCCGAGACCTATGCTCTGAGAGTGCAACGTAATGAAagcttcaagaagttggaagaagatgacgtTGCTTTCTTCCGTGGCGTCTTGCAAGACGACCATGGCGTTATCACCGATGCTGACGATTTGCTCTTCTACAACGAAGACTGGATGAGAAAATACAGGGGCCAGTCTTCCTTGGTATTGAAGCCCAAGACCACGGAGCAGATTTCGAAGATTTTGGCCTACTGTAATGAAAAGAAACTCGCTGTAGTGCCCCAGGGTGGTAACACCGGTTTGGTTGGAGGCTCTAATCCTGTTTTTGATGAGATCGTCATCTCGTTATCgtcgttgaacaagatcagaTCGTTTGACCCAGTGAGTGGGATCTTGAAATGCGACTCTGGTGTCATTTTGGAAACAGCAGACCAGTTTTTGGCTGAAAACGGTTACATCTTCCCACTTGACTTGGGTGCCAAAGGCTCCTGCCATGTAGGTGGTACCGTTGCTACCAATGCCGGTGGtttgagattgttgagATACGGTTCCTTGCACGGTTCTGTGCTAGGCTTGGAAGCAGTTCTTCCTGATGGAACTATCTACAACTCTTTGGACTCTTTGAGAAAAGACAACACTGGTTATGACTTGAAGCAGTTGTTCATAGGCTCAGAAGGTACGATCGGGATCATCACCGGAGTGTCTATTTTGTGTCCTTCCAGACCTGTCGCTTTCAACGTAGCCTTTTTAGCCGTGTCTTCATACGAAGCCGTGCAAAAGGTGTTTGTAGGAGCACGTAGAGAGTTGTCAGAGATCTTGTCGGCCTTTGAGTTCATGGACGGAAAGTCTCAAGTCTTGACTGCCCGTcacttgaagttggatcACCCCATCGAAAGTGGAGAGTATCCTTTTTATATCTTGATTGAAACCTCTGGCTCAAACAAGGAACACGACGACGAAAAGTTGGAGACCTTCTTGGGAAATGCCATGGAAGAAGGCTTGGTTGACGACGGTATCATTGCCCAAGACGATACCCAAGTCAAGTCGTTGTGGTCTTGGAGAGAGTCTATTCCTGAAGCTTCCACTATCGGTGGAGGTGTTTACAAGTACGATGTCTCTTTACCTTTGGCAGACTTGTATGGCTTGGTGGAAGAGGCTAATGTGAAATTAGCTAAAGCTGGTATTGTTGGCCTTGACGACGAGTCCAAGCCAGTTGTTGATGCCATTGGTTACGGTCACGTTGGGGATGGCAATTTGCACTTGAACGTTTGTGTCAGAGAATACTCCAAGGAAATTGAAGCAGTCTTGGAGCCTTTTGTCTACGAATGGATCCAAAGCAAGAAGGGATCAATTTCCGCTGAACATGGCTTGGGTttccaaaagaagaactacaTCGGCTACTCCAAGAGTGATATCGAAATCAAGATGATtaaggaaatcaagaaccACTACGATCCAAATGGTATCATGAACCCTTATAAGTATGTGTAG
- a CDS encoding predicted protein (go_function carboxypeptidase A activity~go_process proteolysis and peptidolysis): MLSKNWLLSISLATLAMGFQMQMPFDTSRFQDWLPSNGNSYRHYSTVPLDQLPIDVHQYKNDMVIRINYAENKELKKLLFSSQPENKPEDSNNHKDTKIHYSRWAHNNVKSTVDLQIDEDNLVGLIGRFPSLDYTVIIQDLAQKVYETYPQDFERPGKSKIYAQKDDYVYKSTAEVLDSMKVDVMSELFFREYRPLETIDAWLDIIQQTYPDIITLEEIGHSFENRAYKVVHFSVPDGNVDHSQKKTIVVNGGVHSREWISVSSVLYTVYQLIQLYNENPTSKIFSHLDFLFIPISNPDGYEYTWRSDRLWRKNRQSTLYPGCFGIDIDHSYDYHWIKSSDWACGEEYSGEQPFEAYESQIWEDYLNATNNDHKIWGYIDLHSYAQEILYPYAYSCSEQPRDEENLIELAYGISKAIRVQSGKTYDVLPACIDKDADLLPDLGSGSALDFMYHNRAYWAYQLKLRDSGSHGFLLPSKYIEPVGEEIFAGIKYFCLFILSDDR; this comes from the coding sequence ATGTTGTCGAAAAACTGGCTCTTGTCCATTTCGCTAGCTACCCTCGCTATGGGTTTCCAGATGCAGATGCCCTTTGACACCTCCAGATTCCAAGACTGGCTCCCGCTGAATGGCAACTCGTACCGTCACTATCTGACTGTGCCTCTTGACCAGTTACCTATAGACGTCCATCAGTACAAAAACGATATGGTGATAAGGATCAACTATGCTGAGAATaaagagttgaaaaaattattgTTTTCTCTGCAGCCTGAGAACAAACCTGAAGATTCAAACAACCATAAGGACACCAAAATCCACTACAGCAGATGGGCCCACAACAATGTCAAGTCGACAGTGGACTTACAGATAGACGAAGACAACTTGGTTGGGCTCATTGGCCGTTTTCCTCTGTTGGACTATACTGTGATCATCCAAGACTTGGCTCAGAAAGTATACGAGACATATCCGCAAGACTTTGAAAGACCAGGCAAAAGCAAGATATATGCGCAGAAAGACGATTACGTTTACAAATCAACGGCTGAAGTCCTTGATTCAATGAAAGTCGATGTCATGTCCGAGCTATTTTTCCGCGAATACAGACCGCTCGAAACTATCGATGCCTGGTTGGATATCATTCAGCAGACATATCCTGACATCATTacacttgaagaaattggccATAGTTTTGAAAACAGAGCCTACAAAGTTGTCCATTTCTCTGTACCCGACGGCAATGTGGACCACAGccaaaagaagacaattgtGGTCAACGGAGGAGTGCACTCACGTGAATGGATTTCTGTCTCTTCTGTGTTGTATACGGTCTACCAGCTTATACAGCTTTATAACGAGAATCCTACTTCTAAGATCTTCTCTCACTTAGATTTCTTGTTTATTCCTATTTCCAACCCTGATGGTTACGAATACACCTGGAGATCTGATCGGTTGTGGCGTAAGAACAGACAGCTGACCCTTTATCCTGGCTGCTTTGGCATAGATATTGACCATTCCTACGATTACCACTGGATCAAGTCTTCTGACTGGGCCTGTGGAGAAGAGTACAGTGGAGAGCAGCCTTTTGAAGCCTACGAATCTCAGATCTGGGAAGATTACTTGAACGCTACTAACAACGACCACAAGATCTGGGGCTATATCGACTTGCATTCGTATGCCCAAGAGATCTTGTACCCATATGCATATTCTTGTAGTGAGCAGCCTAGAGACGAAGAGAACTTGATTGAGTTGGCCTATGGTATCTCCAAGGCTATTAGAGTGCAATCGGGAAAGACCTATGATGTCTTGCCAGCTTGTATTGATAAGGATGctgatcttcttcctgaTTTAGGTTCCGGTAGTGCTTTGGACTTTATGTATCACAACAGAGCATATTGGGCTTACCAGTTGAAGTTGCGAGACAGTGGTAGTCATGGGTTCTTGCTTCCTAGTAAGTACATCGAGCCTGTGGGTGAAGAGATATTTGCCGGAATCAAGTATTTCTGTTTGTTCATCTTGAGCGACGATCGTTAG
- a CDS encoding predicted protein (go_function hydrolase activity, acting on ester bonds~go_component cytoplasm~go_process D-amino acid catabolism), which translates to MLLVGISTKDSEEDVSKMSKKLLSLRVFEDMTQPPETKTKWYGKPWSKSIVDVEGEILAVSQFTLYGTIKKGTKPDFHKAAKGEHAHELYHMFLDQLKVGLGDDSKVKDGEFGAMMDVALVNDGPVTIVWDTNDPTL; encoded by the coding sequence ATGCTTCTTGTAGGTATCTCCACCAAAGACAGCGAAGAAGATGTGAGTAAAATGTCCAAAAAACTCCTCAGTCTCAGAGTGTTTGAGGATATGACCCAGCCTCCAGAGACCAAGACGAAATGGTATGGAAAGCCATGGTCAAAGTCtattgtagatgtagaGGGTGAAATTCTTGCTGTGAGTCAGTTCACGCTTTACGGAACCATCAAGAAGGGAACCAAGCCGGACTTCCACAAGGCCGCCAAGGGCGAACATGCCCATGAGTTGTACCATATGTTCTTGGACCAATTGAAGGTAGGCTTGGGTGACGATTCTAAGGTTAAAGATGGCGAATTTGGGGCCATGATGGACGTAGCCTTGGTTAACGATGGACCAGTGACGATTGTTTGGGATACCAATGATCCCACATTGTAA
- a CDS encoding predicted protein (go_component membrane~go_function amino acid-polyamine transporter activity~go_process amino acid transport) — translation MSDLTEQAYRDDVKAPSDLERASFTSYSDTDADLFLKNELEQEAGHSINYRNCSWQKTAGLLFSEYICLAIMSFPWSYSVLGLGLGLIVTVIVSLLVLYTGLIISDYCAAYPHLTNVCDIGQHLFWGKRWVWYLTALCFLLNNTLIQSLHVLVGSKYFNTISDNTTICSVVFGVVTAIICFLLSLPRTFAHMSGVGYFSAITMFIAVVLSMIFAGIQDHPGGWEEATALPIHWTAWPEKGTSYVSIMSAVLNIVYTFVGQITYPSFISQMKQPKEFKKALYVVTICELITFALAGSIVYVYVGNNYITAPAFGSLSGNFKKIAFSFALPTIIFLGSLYSNVSSQFLFQEIFDKSSVHRNSHTVRGWLVWGGLNAILWVIAFVIAEVIPFFSDLLSLMSSLFDCSFGFFFWARAYFKLKKLYYQKTEGESLNLVQIFSRSSLLTKLEIILNLILVVIGFYILGPGLYATIQSIVWSYEDSLYGHPFSCASNGL, via the coding sequence ATGTCTGATCTAACCGAACAAGCCTATCGTGACGATGTCAAGGCCCCTAGCGATCTTGAAAGGGCTTCGTTCACTTCGTATTCGGACACCGATGCCGACCTTTTTCTTAAGAACGAgcttgaacaagaagctgGCCACTCTATCAACTATAGAAACTGTTCCTGGCAAAAAACCGCGGGGCTCCTCTTTTCGGAGTACATATGTCTTGCTATCATGTCTTTCCCATGGAGTTACTCGGTACTAGGTTTGGGGTTGGGGCTCATAGTCACCGTTATCGTATCGTTGCTAGTACTCTATACTGGGCTCATCATCTCGGACTATTGTGCTGCATATCCGCATTTGACCAACGTATGTGATATTGGCCAGCATCTTTTCTGGGGTAAGAGATGGGTCTGGTACTTAACAGCATTGtgtttcttgttgaacaacacCTTGATCCAGTCGTTGCACGTATTGGTGGGTTCGAAGTACTTCAATACAATCAGTGACAATACCACTATCTGTTCCGTCGTATTTGGTGTAGTCACGGCTATTATctgcttcttgttgtctctACCAAGAACATTTGCCCATATGTCTGGAGTCGGTTACTTCTCTGCTATCACCATGTTCATCGCGGTTGTTCTTTCGATGATCTTTGCTGGTATCCAAGATCACCCCGGCGGATGGGAAGAAGCTACTGCTTTGCCTATCCATTGGACAGCTTGGCCGGAAAAAGGAACCTCGTATGTTTCCATTATGTCAGCCGTATTGAACATCGTGTACACTTTTGTTGGACAAATCACGTACCCTTCGTTCATTTCACAAATGAAGCAACCAAAGGAATTCAAGAAGGCTCTTTATGTCGTTACAATTTGTGAACTTATCACATTTGCATTGGCAGGTTCAATTGTTTATGTGTATGTCGGCAACAACTACATCACTGCACCAGCTTTTGGGTCATTGAGTGGCAACTTTAAGAAGATTGCTTTCAGTTTCGCTCTTCCTACCATCATCTTCCTCGGTTCGTTATACAGTAATGTTTCGTCGCAGTTCTTATTCCAGGAGATTTTTGACAAGAGCTCGGTTCACAGAAACAGTCACACAGTTAGAGGGTGGCTCGTATGGGGTGGATTGAATGCTATTCTCTGGGTCATTGCCTTTGTAATCGCTGAAGTCATTCCATTCTTCTCAGACCTTTTGTCTTTGATGTCGTCTTTATTTGATTGTTCCTTTggatttttcttctgggCAAGAGcatacttcaagttgaagaagttgtactaCCAGAAGACTGAAGGTGAAAGTCTTAATCTCGTTCAGATTTTCTCAAGATCGTCGttgttgaccaagttggaaattattttgaacttgattCTAGTCGTCATTGGTTTCTACATCTTGGGTCCAGGTCTTTATGCTACCATTCAGAGTATTGTGTGGTCTTATGAGGATAGCTTATATGGGCATCCGTTTAGTTGTGCCAGCAACGGGTTGTAG